One window of the Crateriforma spongiae genome contains the following:
- a CDS encoding helix-turn-helix transcriptional regulator, whose translation MARNEQLIRQHKLLQLMEISRFGRTLDELRDDLVADLGLTKLHSRTVRRDLEALQAAGFAIQSEVVDRGRVYKIGQFNQNAVHEVGVSATEMIALAIGRELLHPLIGTQYWRGIETFWNKLQETVPDGVYDHYQRYRKTLHVFGSPAKSYEEHAGTLKTINRAIVEHRVVEIEYASVGNPVRQRRLEPYGLAVYQGSIYVVAVESGIPNPDNQTTGQRLRNWKLDRFQSAVALSEYFTPDESVDISKHLSKSIGIFSGENPTSVKIRLGKRAAAWVREDPWHPEQRLEPRADGAALLTVPASHPREVLPKVLSLGLDAEVLGPAEFREAVAVAVKEMHRLYQDDGESGDDSAGT comes from the coding sequence ATGGCGCGAAACGAACAATTGATCCGTCAGCACAAACTGTTGCAGCTGATGGAAATTTCGCGATTCGGCCGCACGCTGGACGAATTACGCGACGATTTGGTCGCCGATCTTGGTTTGACCAAGCTGCATTCGCGCACCGTTCGACGTGATCTGGAAGCACTGCAGGCGGCGGGATTTGCCATTCAAAGCGAAGTGGTGGATCGGGGCCGCGTCTACAAGATCGGCCAGTTCAACCAGAACGCCGTACACGAAGTCGGCGTGTCGGCGACCGAAATGATCGCGTTGGCCATCGGCCGCGAACTGCTGCACCCGCTGATCGGCACCCAGTATTGGCGTGGCATCGAAACGTTTTGGAACAAGTTGCAAGAGACCGTTCCCGACGGCGTTTATGACCACTACCAGCGGTATCGCAAGACGCTGCACGTATTCGGTTCGCCAGCCAAAAGTTACGAGGAACACGCCGGAACTCTGAAGACGATCAACCGCGCGATTGTCGAACACCGTGTCGTGGAAATCGAATACGCATCGGTCGGCAATCCCGTGCGACAGCGTCGTCTGGAACCTTATGGTTTGGCGGTTTATCAGGGCAGCATTTACGTCGTCGCAGTCGAATCGGGGATTCCCAATCCGGACAACCAAACGACCGGCCAACGGCTGAGAAATTGGAAACTCGATCGCTTTCAAAGCGCCGTCGCGCTCAGCGAATACTTCACGCCCGACGAATCGGTCGACATCTCCAAGCATCTCAGCAAAAGCATCGGTATCTTCTCCGGTGAAAACCCGACCAGCGTGAAGATCCGCTTGGGCAAACGGGCCGCTGCGTGGGTGCGTGAAGACCCTTGGCACCCCGAACAGCGGCTGGAACCTCGTGCCGACGGTGCGGCATTGCTGACCGTCCCCGCGTCGCACCCGCGGGAAGTCTTGCCGAAGGTGTTGTCGCTGGGGTTGGATGCCGAAGTATTGGGGCCGGCCGAATTTCGCGAAGCGGTCGCCGTTGCGGTCAAAGAGATGCACCGGCTGTATCAAGACGACGGGGAATCAGGCGACGATTCCGCGGGGACTTAG
- a CDS encoding gamma-glutamylcyclotransferase family protein codes for MSIPESPNAVFVYGTLKKGQCRESCWPLQPESIQDASIRANLFDREDYPALGQGENTVVGQLWTFQDDDIDKVIHALDKVEGAEQPGSPDLYHRVIVEAYDDQGGSLGYAYTYMYANDPTEDGFQPMTPDASGKIEWVR; via the coding sequence ATGTCTATCCCAGAATCTCCGAATGCCGTTTTTGTTTATGGAACCTTGAAGAAGGGGCAATGCCGCGAAAGCTGCTGGCCGCTTCAGCCTGAATCGATCCAGGATGCGTCGATCCGCGCCAACTTGTTTGACCGCGAAGACTATCCGGCACTCGGACAAGGCGAAAATACCGTTGTGGGCCAGCTTTGGACGTTCCAAGACGACGATATCGACAAGGTCATTCACGCCTTGGACAAGGTCGAAGGTGCGGAACAACCAGGGTCGCCCGACCTGTACCACCGCGTGATCGTCGAAGCCTATGACGACCAGGGCGGTTCGCTCGGATACGCCTACACGTACATGTACGCCAACGATCCGACCGAAGACGGATTCCAACCGATGACGCCCGACGCGTCAGGAAAAATCGAGTGGGTTCGCTAG
- the rsmG gene encoding 16S rRNA (guanine(527)-N(7))-methyltransferase RsmG, producing the protein MSLEPDFVAALDSHGIELDPAQAKQLQDYAQLVWQWNEKLNLTRHTTWDLFVGRDLRDCLQLAPLLEADEEVLDVGSGNGVPGIPIAILRPDLQMSLAESVGKRAKVLDDIVSDLNLPVTVYGARGEHLLEDFRFTTIIARAVGSLTKFCRWIEPHWTNVDRLLLIKGPKWVDERGEARHHGLMKGLELRRVVSYPLAADGPDEGVILQLNRAGRFG; encoded by the coding sequence ATGTCGCTGGAACCTGATTTCGTCGCCGCCCTGGATTCGCACGGGATCGAGCTGGATCCTGCGCAGGCGAAACAGCTGCAGGACTACGCCCAACTGGTGTGGCAATGGAATGAGAAACTGAATCTGACGCGACACACCACATGGGACCTGTTCGTCGGGCGTGATCTGAGGGACTGTTTGCAATTGGCACCGTTGCTGGAGGCCGATGAAGAGGTCTTGGACGTCGGCAGCGGTAACGGTGTGCCGGGGATTCCGATCGCAATTTTGCGGCCTGATCTGCAGATGTCATTGGCCGAATCGGTGGGCAAGCGGGCGAAGGTGTTGGACGACATCGTGTCCGATTTGAACCTGCCGGTGACGGTTTACGGTGCCCGCGGCGAACATCTTTTGGAAGATTTTCGATTCACCACGATCATCGCCCGCGCGGTCGGCAGCTTGACCAAGTTTTGCCGATGGATCGAGCCGCATTGGACCAACGTTGATCGGCTTTTGCTGATCAAAGGCCCCAAATGGGTGGACGAACGGGGCGAAGCCCGACATCACGGGCTGATGAAAGGTCTGGAATTGCGACGCGTCGTTTCGTATCCATTGGCCGCCGACGGGCCAGACGAAGGCGTCATCTTGCAACTCAACCGCGCCGGCCGGTTCGGTTGA
- the cysD gene encoding sulfate adenylyltransferase subunit CysD yields MTDYRLTHLKQLEAESIHIFREVVAEFSKPVMLYSIGKDSAVLLHLAMKAFHPGKLPFPLLHVDTTYKFKDMIDFRENYVRKELGLDVLVHTNQEGLKLNIPPWEDSERHTEIMKTDALKAALDKYQFDAAFGGARRDEEKSRAKERVFSFRDKSHRWDPKNQRPELWNLYNGRVNKGESIRVFPMSNWTELDVWQYIHLENIPIVPLYLSAPRPVVNRDGLLLMRDDDRMPLLPGEKEEVKMVRFRTLGCYPLSGAVESEATTLPEVIQEMLLATTSERQGRIIDQDEGGAGMEEKKRRGYF; encoded by the coding sequence ATGACCGATTATCGACTGACGCACCTGAAGCAATTAGAAGCGGAAAGTATTCATATTTTTCGCGAAGTCGTCGCCGAGTTTTCCAAGCCGGTGATGCTGTATTCGATCGGCAAAGACAGCGCGGTGCTGCTGCATCTGGCCATGAAGGCATTCCATCCCGGAAAGTTGCCGTTTCCTTTGCTGCACGTCGACACGACGTACAAGTTCAAGGACATGATCGACTTTCGCGAAAACTACGTTCGCAAAGAATTGGGATTGGACGTCCTGGTGCATACCAACCAGGAAGGTTTGAAGCTGAACATCCCGCCGTGGGAAGACAGCGAACGTCACACCGAGATCATGAAGACCGACGCGCTGAAGGCGGCGCTGGACAAGTACCAGTTCGATGCCGCATTCGGTGGTGCACGGCGTGACGAAGAAAAAAGTCGCGCGAAAGAACGCGTCTTCAGCTTCCGCGACAAGTCGCACCGTTGGGATCCGAAGAACCAACGTCCCGAATTGTGGAACCTGTACAACGGACGCGTCAACAAAGGCGAATCGATCCGCGTGTTCCCGATGAGCAATTGGACGGAGTTGGATGTTTGGCAATACATCCACTTGGAAAACATCCCCATCGTGCCGCTGTATTTGTCGGCACCACGACCCGTCGTCAACCGTGACGGGCTGTTGTTGATGCGTGACGACGATCGTATGCCGCTGCTGCCCGGTGAAAAGGAAGAAGTCAAAATGGTGCGGTTCCGCACCCTGGGTTGTTACCCGTTGTCCGGCGCGGTCGAAAGCGAAGCGACCACGTTGCCCGAAGTCATCCAAGAAATGTTGCTGGCAACGACCAGCGAACGCCAAGGCCGAATCATCGACCAGGACGAAGGCGGTGCGGGCATGGAAGAAAAGAAACGTCGGGGATATTTCTAG
- the cysN gene encoding sulfate adenylyltransferase subunit CysN — MSHKSDLIATDIDAYLKQHEQKQLLRFITCGSVDDGKSTLIGRLLYDSKMIYEDQLAQIEADSKIVGTTGGSFDPALLTDGLKAEREQGITIDVAYRYFSTAKRKFIIADTPGHEQYTRNMATGGSTADLAVILIDARHGVLTQTKRHSFIVSLLGIRHVVIAVNKMDLIDHSEEKFNKICDDYRGFATKLDLPDLHFIPISALNGDNLVDPSENMPWYRGSTLMNFLETVYIGSDRNLQDFRFPVQYVNRPNLDFRGFCGTIASGTIRVGEEVVSLPSKQTSTVKSIVTYDGDLDEAFAPLSVTLTLNDEIDASRGDMIVRTGNLPKTSDRFDAMLVWMNEKAMKPGQTYLFKHTTQTIPGTVDSLKYQVDVNTLHRNPAPTLNLNEIGRVAISLSAPIHFDAYARNRGTGAFIIVDRISNATIAAGMILDRDSAGDQRSVWEDEESARGEGQDELSVVSPDERQARYGQKPATVLLTGLTGSGKTAIAKAVERKLFDAGRAVTVIDGEHVRRGLSLDLGFTAEDRSENLRRSAHLAHAINDAGLICIASFVAPSEDVRQKVAGLIGADRFLVVHVDTPVEVCRERDTKGQYAQADAGELKNFPGVTATYEEPQSPALKLDTSKQTVEQCADQVIGLLVDQGVIKG; from the coding sequence ATGTCCCATAAATCTGATCTGATCGCGACCGACATTGATGCTTACCTGAAGCAGCACGAACAGAAACAGTTGCTGCGGTTCATCACGTGTGGCAGTGTGGATGACGGCAAAAGCACGCTGATCGGGCGGCTGTTGTACGACAGCAAGATGATTTACGAGGATCAGCTGGCCCAAATCGAAGCAGACAGCAAGATCGTCGGGACGACCGGCGGCAGTTTCGACCCGGCGTTGTTGACCGATGGTTTGAAAGCCGAACGCGAACAGGGCATCACGATCGATGTCGCTTATCGCTATTTCAGCACGGCGAAGCGGAAATTCATCATCGCCGATACGCCCGGGCACGAACAATACACGCGAAACATGGCCACCGGTGGCAGCACCGCGGACTTGGCCGTGATTCTGATCGATGCCCGGCACGGCGTGCTGACGCAAACCAAACGACACAGCTTTATCGTGTCGTTATTGGGGATCCGGCACGTGGTCATTGCGGTCAACAAGATGGACTTGATTGACCACAGCGAAGAAAAATTCAACAAGATCTGCGACGACTATCGCGGGTTCGCAACCAAGTTGGATCTTCCCGATCTGCATTTCATTCCCATCAGCGCGCTGAACGGCGACAACCTGGTCGACCCCAGCGAAAACATGCCGTGGTATCGCGGCAGCACGTTGATGAACTTCTTGGAAACGGTCTACATCGGCAGCGACCGAAACCTGCAGGATTTCCGCTTCCCCGTCCAATACGTCAATCGACCCAATCTGGACTTTCGTGGGTTCTGTGGAACGATCGCCTCGGGAACGATCCGGGTGGGCGAAGAAGTGGTGTCGCTGCCCAGCAAACAGACCAGCACCGTCAAAAGCATCGTGACCTACGACGGTGATCTGGACGAAGCGTTTGCACCGCTGTCGGTCACGCTGACGCTGAACGACGAAATCGATGCCAGTCGCGGCGACATGATCGTCCGCACCGGCAATCTGCCCAAAACCAGCGACCGCTTTGATGCAATGCTGGTTTGGATGAACGAAAAAGCGATGAAGCCCGGTCAGACGTATTTATTCAAACATACGACGCAGACCATTCCGGGGACGGTGGATTCGCTGAAGTACCAAGTCGACGTCAACACGTTGCACCGGAACCCGGCGCCGACACTGAACTTGAACGAAATCGGCCGCGTCGCCATTTCGCTCAGCGCACCGATTCACTTCGATGCCTACGCGCGTAACCGTGGCACCGGCGCGTTCATCATCGTCGACCGAATCAGCAATGCGACCATTGCTGCGGGGATGATCCTGGATCGTGATTCCGCCGGTGATCAACGCAGCGTTTGGGAGGATGAAGAATCCGCACGCGGCGAAGGCCAAGACGAACTGTCCGTGGTGTCGCCCGACGAACGGCAGGCACGCTACGGCCAGAAACCGGCCACCGTGTTGCTGACCGGCTTGACCGGCAGCGGCAAGACCGCGATCGCCAAAGCCGTGGAACGAAAACTGTTTGATGCGGGACGTGCGGTCACGGTCATCGATGGCGAACACGTGCGTCGCGGCTTAAGTTTGGATCTCGGGTTCACCGCCGAAGACCGCAGCGAAAATCTTCGCCGCAGTGCTCACCTGGCCCACGCCATCAACGATGCCGGTCTGATTTGCATCGCGTCGTTTGTGGCCCCCAGTGAAGACGTTCGCCAAAAGGTTGCCGGCTTGATTGGCGCCGATCGTTTCTTGGTCGTTCACGTCGACACACCGGTGGAAGTTTGCCGGGAACGCGACACCAAGGGCCAGTACGCTCAAGCCGATGCCGGTGAACTAAAGAACTTCCCTGGTGTCACCGCGACCTACGAAGAACCGCAGTCGCCCGCGTTGAAGCTGGACACCAGCAAGCAAACGGTCGAACAGTGTGCCGACCAAGTCATCGGTTTGTTGGTCGATCAAGGCGTCATCAAGGGCTAG
- a CDS encoding PSD1 and planctomycete cytochrome C domain-containing protein produces MPLPALVGAATRLRIVGLVAVPLLISGFDGDPLFASDSSVDFATDIRPLLSEHCFQCHGPDPESRQADLRLDIGDDAAWVLDTDAPDDSELIARVTSDDPDLLMPPPESGRRLDPKEVDRLRRWMADGASFESHWAFTAPVQHPVPNVHDLGWVKNPIDHFVLSKIESAGRKPSPVADPATLLRRLSLDLIGLPPTPEQIAEFTSQYENSGSADAVYHRWVDRLLDSPAYGERWSRVWLDAARYADSDGYEKDKPRQVWFYRDWVVDSLNQDRPYDDFIIRQIAGDLLPGATQADHVATGFLRNSMVNEEGGADPEQFRMEAMFDRMDAIGKSVLGLTIQCAQCHSHKYDPISHEEYYGLMAFINNTDDAFHVVYTPDEIQQRRRVVRQVDDMYAEIRRVTPTWQRDHRSWQRQLKKERQPVWVTPTLEFLDSTIGGQKFLPQDDGSYLCQGYAPTNFKPKMTARYDGTRLSGIRIQMLTDPNLPRGGPGRSVEGTWGLSELTAEVAFSGSPDKVIPVKFAEAWADRPTPEADLKPRYDNRKDTKRIIGSVDFAIDGDLTTAWSNDLGFPLANRSQSAWFRLAEPIEVPEGQHAIIHVYLAQRHGGWNSDDNQTFNVGRFKLSFTGDSVPSRSPLSPDVQSILDLPPKQRSDQQNDRLFRSWVRRQTDLESWQQEIDAAWTQHPAGTTQLTLSERPGQRLTSLLDRGDFLSPVAPVQPHVPSFLHAMQPSDEPPRLQFARWLVDRDSPTTPRSIVNRIWQAYFGVGLVETSDDLGSQSSPPSHPKLLDWLAVDLMDNGWSLKHLHRRIVTSATYRQSSVAADDMLAEDPYNRLLARGARFRAPAETVRDITLAAAGLLDRRVGGPSVTPPAPEFLFLPPVSYGPKVWDDAVGGDRYRRGLYTFRFRSVPYPMLEAFDAVPGNTSCVRRSRSNTPLQALTSLNEPMAFECAAAMAADVLLRRDDDPSAMDLAFLRCTGRRPEPTERNVLLSFLNRQRERINDGQVDTAPLLAAIPKAFSAIPVEDSDLAAWVLTCRVMLNLDETISRQ; encoded by the coding sequence ATGCCTTTGCCCGCCCTTGTCGGCGCCGCGACGCGATTGCGAATCGTCGGGCTGGTCGCCGTACCGTTGTTGATCAGCGGTTTTGACGGTGATCCGCTTTTCGCATCCGATTCCAGTGTCGACTTTGCGACCGACATCCGGCCGTTGTTGTCGGAACACTGTTTTCAATGCCATGGACCCGATCCGGAATCCCGCCAAGCCGATTTGCGTTTGGACATCGGCGATGACGCCGCATGGGTTTTGGACACCGATGCGCCGGATGACAGTGAACTGATCGCTCGCGTGACCAGTGATGATCCAGATCTGTTGATGCCGCCGCCGGAATCCGGCCGACGTCTGGACCCGAAGGAAGTGGATCGGTTGCGGCGTTGGATGGCCGACGGAGCCTCGTTCGAAAGCCACTGGGCATTCACCGCTCCGGTGCAACACCCTGTTCCCAATGTCCATGATCTTGGTTGGGTCAAAAATCCGATCGACCATTTTGTGTTGTCCAAGATCGAATCCGCCGGAAGGAAACCTTCGCCCGTTGCGGATCCGGCGACGTTGCTGCGTCGGTTGTCGTTGGACTTGATCGGGTTGCCCCCGACCCCGGAACAGATTGCCGAATTCACGTCACAGTACGAAAATTCGGGTAGCGCCGATGCGGTCTATCATCGCTGGGTGGATCGCTTGTTGGATTCACCCGCGTATGGCGAACGTTGGAGTCGGGTTTGGTTGGACGCCGCACGGTATGCCGATTCGGACGGGTACGAGAAAGACAAGCCACGACAAGTCTGGTTCTATCGTGATTGGGTGGTCGATTCGCTGAACCAAGACCGCCCCTACGACGACTTCATCATTCGTCAAATCGCCGGCGACCTGCTGCCCGGTGCGACACAGGCGGATCATGTGGCAACCGGGTTCTTGCGAAACTCGATGGTCAACGAAGAAGGCGGCGCGGACCCCGAACAGTTTCGCATGGAAGCGATGTTCGACCGGATGGACGCAATCGGGAAATCCGTCTTGGGTTTAACGATCCAGTGTGCCCAGTGCCACAGCCATAAATACGACCCGATCAGCCATGAAGAGTATTACGGCTTGATGGCGTTCATCAACAACACTGACGATGCCTTTCACGTCGTTTACACACCGGATGAGATCCAACAGCGACGAAGGGTGGTTCGGCAAGTCGACGATATGTATGCGGAAATCCGCAGGGTGACGCCGACATGGCAACGCGACCACCGGTCTTGGCAGAGACAACTGAAAAAGGAACGCCAACCCGTATGGGTAACCCCGACGTTGGAGTTCCTTGATTCGACGATCGGCGGACAGAAATTTTTGCCCCAGGACGATGGATCTTATCTTTGCCAAGGATACGCACCGACGAACTTCAAGCCCAAGATGACCGCTCGATATGACGGCACGCGGTTGTCCGGGATCCGGATCCAAATGCTGACCGATCCGAATTTGCCGCGGGGCGGACCCGGACGCAGCGTCGAAGGAACCTGGGGGCTGAGTGAATTGACTGCGGAGGTCGCTTTTTCGGGTTCACCTGACAAAGTCATTCCCGTCAAGTTCGCCGAGGCTTGGGCGGATCGCCCGACGCCGGAAGCGGATCTGAAGCCGCGGTATGACAACCGCAAAGACACCAAACGCATCATTGGTTCGGTTGATTTTGCAATCGATGGCGATCTGACCACCGCATGGTCCAACGACCTCGGGTTTCCGCTGGCCAATCGCTCGCAATCCGCGTGGTTTCGTTTGGCCGAACCGATTGAAGTGCCCGAGGGTCAGCACGCGATCATTCACGTTTACCTAGCCCAGCGGCACGGCGGCTGGAACAGTGACGATAACCAAACGTTCAACGTCGGCCGATTCAAGCTTTCGTTCACCGGAGACAGCGTTCCATCGCGGTCACCGCTTTCGCCCGATGTCCAGTCGATTTTGGATCTTCCACCGAAGCAGCGAAGCGACCAACAGAACGATCGATTGTTCCGTTCCTGGGTGCGACGACAAACAGATTTGGAATCTTGGCAGCAGGAGATCGATGCTGCGTGGACACAGCATCCGGCCGGCACCACACAATTAACATTATCCGAAAGACCGGGCCAGCGTTTAACGTCGCTGTTGGATCGTGGTGACTTCCTTAGCCCGGTGGCTCCGGTGCAGCCACATGTTCCTTCGTTCCTGCATGCGATGCAGCCGTCCGATGAACCGCCACGGTTGCAGTTCGCCCGGTGGTTGGTGGACCGTGATAGCCCGACGACTCCGCGTTCGATCGTCAATCGGATTTGGCAGGCCTACTTTGGCGTCGGACTGGTGGAAACCAGCGACGACTTGGGGTCGCAGAGTTCACCGCCGTCGCATCCAAAATTGTTGGATTGGTTGGCGGTGGATTTGATGGACAACGGATGGAGCTTAAAACATCTGCATCGCCGGATCGTGACGTCCGCAACGTATCGCCAATCGTCGGTGGCCGCCGATGACATGTTGGCCGAAGACCCGTACAACCGCTTGCTGGCTCGAGGTGCACGCTTTCGCGCGCCGGCCGAAACAGTTCGTGACATCACGTTGGCGGCCGCGGGATTGCTTGATCGTCGTGTCGGCGGCCCCAGTGTCACGCCACCGGCACCCGAGTTCCTATTTTTGCCGCCGGTCAGTTACGGGCCCAAAGTTTGGGACGATGCGGTCGGCGGTGATCGATACCGCCGTGGTTTGTACACGTTCCGCTTCCGCAGCGTCCCCTACCCGATGCTGGAAGCCTTTGATGCGGTGCCCGGAAACACGTCGTGCGTTCGCCGCAGTCGATCCAACACTCCGCTGCAAGCGTTGACCTCGTTGAACGAACCGATGGCGTTTGAGTGTGCGGCGGCAATGGCGGCGGACGTTTTGCTACGTCGCGATGACGACCCATCGGCGATGGATTTGGCTTTCCTGCGATGTACCGGACGCCGACCCGAACCGACCGAGCGAAATGTATTGTTGTCCTTCTTGAATCGTCAACGCGAACGCATCAATGACGGGCAAGTCGATACGGCCCCCTTGCTTGCCGCGATCCCAAAAGCTTTTTCGGCCATTCCGGTCGAAGATTCTGACTTGGCGGCCTGGGTTTTGACGTGTCGCGTGATGTTGAACTTGGACGAGACGATTTCACGGCAATAA
- a CDS encoding DUF1501 domain-containing protein, producing MHNDQLISARATSRRWFLKECGVGLGAIAAQSLMQSDASAASGPLAVKPPHFPGKIKNVIFLFMAGAPSHLELFDYKPQLAKFDGTLPPAGLLDGYRAAFINPNSKLLGPKFKFAKHGQCGAEISELLPHTAKVADDLTIIKSMVTDAFNHAPAQILMNTGSQLFGKPSLGAWTLYGLGSEAEDLPGFVVFSSGRKGPSGGNSNWGSGFLPTVYNGVQLRNVGDPVLYLSNPAGIDRQTQRQTLDAIGALNQQHLERVNDPEIATRINSYEMAFRMQASAPELMDLSSETQETLDLYGVEPEKSSFAKNCLLARRLVQRGTRFVQLFHEAWDQHGDLVNGLKRNCGDTDQACAALITDLKRRGMLDETLVIWGGEFGRTPMVQGGGDNGRDHHPNAFTMWMAGGGLKPGLTIGQSDEFGFNVVEDRVHVRDFHATILHLLGFDHARLSVKFQGLDQRLTGVEPAHVVQKILA from the coding sequence ATGCATAACGACCAATTGATATCGGCCAGGGCGACCAGTCGTCGCTGGTTCTTGAAGGAATGCGGCGTGGGGCTTGGGGCAATCGCGGCCCAAAGCCTGATGCAAAGCGATGCCAGTGCGGCATCCGGTCCGTTGGCCGTTAAACCGCCGCATTTTCCGGGCAAGATCAAGAACGTGATCTTTTTGTTCATGGCTGGCGCACCCAGCCATTTGGAATTGTTCGATTACAAACCACAGCTGGCAAAGTTTGATGGAACCTTGCCGCCGGCCGGATTGCTGGACGGTTACCGCGCCGCGTTCATCAATCCAAACTCGAAACTGTTGGGACCGAAATTCAAATTCGCCAAGCACGGACAGTGCGGTGCGGAGATTTCGGAACTGTTGCCGCATACGGCCAAGGTGGCCGACGACCTGACGATTATCAAATCGATGGTCACCGACGCTTTTAATCATGCGCCGGCACAGATCTTGATGAATACCGGGTCGCAGTTGTTCGGCAAGCCCAGTTTGGGGGCTTGGACTTTGTACGGTCTGGGAAGCGAAGCGGAAGACTTGCCCGGTTTTGTTGTCTTCAGCAGCGGTCGAAAAGGCCCCAGCGGCGGGAACAGCAATTGGGGCAGCGGCTTTTTACCGACAGTGTACAACGGCGTGCAGTTGCGAAATGTCGGCGATCCAGTGCTGTACTTGTCCAATCCCGCTGGCATCGATCGGCAGACGCAGCGACAAACGTTGGATGCGATCGGGGCATTGAATCAGCAACATTTGGAACGCGTGAACGATCCCGAAATTGCTACCCGAATCAATTCCTACGAAATGGCGTTTCGGATGCAGGCCAGTGCACCGGAGCTGATGGATTTATCCAGCGAGACCCAGGAGACGTTGGATTTGTACGGAGTGGAACCAGAAAAATCGTCCTTCGCCAAAAACTGTTTGCTGGCACGGCGATTGGTGCAGCGGGGAACGCGTTTCGTCCAGCTATTTCACGAAGCTTGGGACCAGCACGGCGACCTGGTCAACGGCTTGAAACGGAATTGTGGCGACACCGATCAAGCGTGCGCGGCGTTGATCACGGATTTGAAGCGTCGCGGGATGTTGGATGAAACGCTGGTCATCTGGGGCGGGGAATTTGGACGCACGCCGATGGTTCAAGGTGGCGGCGACAATGGGCGTGACCACCACCCCAATGCGTTCACGATGTGGATGGCCGGTGGTGGACTGAAACCTGGTTTGACGATCGGGCAAAGCGACGAATTTGGGTTCAACGTGGTCGAAGACCGGGTTCATGTCCGCGATTTTCACGCCACGATTTTGCATCTGCTGGGATTTGACCACGCGAGGCTAAGTGTGAAATTCCAAGGATTGGACCAACGCTTGACGGGGGTCGAACCGGCACACGTGGTCCAAAAGATCCTTGCTTGA
- a CDS encoding WYL domain-containing protein, whose translation MKNEFRRAMQDSDHYVIEMDYVDSKGRRTHRTISPIRFVGRDRVLAMCLCREEPRQFYLDRCEDVRLAPAEQVLMPLPIAEYDPAPATYAPTPGLTTCGAGLCLA comes from the coding sequence ATGAAAAACGAATTTCGCCGCGCCATGCAAGACAGCGATCACTACGTCATCGAAATGGACTACGTCGACAGCAAGGGCCGACGCACGCACCGAACCATCAGCCCGATTCGATTCGTCGGTCGCGACCGAGTTCTGGCGATGTGCCTGTGCCGCGAAGAACCACGACAGTTCTACCTGGACCGCTGTGAAGACGTGCGTTTGGCTCCGGCCGAACAAGTTTTGATGCCTTTGCCGATTGCCGAATACGATCCAGCCCCGGCCACATACGCTCCGACTCCGGGGCTGACGACGTGTGGTGCCGGACTGTGTTTGGCTTAG